One region of Pieris rapae chromosome Z, ilPieRapa1.1, whole genome shotgun sequence genomic DNA includes:
- the LOC110992671 gene encoding neuropeptide SIFamide, whose amino-acid sequence MRYILLFVFAVAIITLTEATYKKIPFNGSIFGKRTANDIDTNRALIALCEITTETCEAWINQILDNK is encoded by the exons ATGCGTTACATTCTTCTATTCGTCTTCGCTGTTGCCATCATCACCCTGACAGAAGCAACCTACAAGAAGATACCGTTTAATGGTTCCATTTTTGGTAAAAGAACAGCAAATG ATATTGATACGAATCGCGCATTAATTGCATTATGCGAAATCACAACTGAGACATGCGAGGCGTGGATCAACCAGATACTAGACAACAAGTAG
- the LOC110992662 gene encoding probable inactive tRNA-specific adenosine deaminase-like protein 3 isoform X1: protein MEEPQMKRKPNVIDCHLNSLKTTKKPLNVVMNDMTSQPLTQAYVGHIKNVRDISKAVLLLNQKVPVKELQHLKRVRKQEVVICPTEYVKDISIEEYLCKCDERFKDIFGAFEVKNVPKLPPKLKKLYEDTKQFWPCNFHPDKYLEKLFSGQFFTEQELDLHRRFMEVAFLAAKWFDVQNVAVVVDPTINSVVAIGEDNRKCHPMQHAAMLAIDNVARTQNGGAWQSKMDDDTFIDVKLLAFLKDLDVKFGHRRFKSKQEDGTGPYLCTGYDVYMMKEPCVMCAMALVHARARRIFFAIDNEEDGALKSRVKLQTVTSLNHHFEVFTGFL from the coding sequence ATGGAGGAACCGCAAATGAAGAGGAAACCAAACGTTATTGACTGCCACTTGAACAGCTTAAAGACCACCAAAAAACCTCTCAATGTTGTCATGAATGATATGACATCTCAACCATTAACGCAAGCTTATGTTGGacacataaaaaatgtaaggGACATATCAAAAGCAGTCTTGCTGTTAAACCAGAAGGTGCCAGTAAAAGAACTTCAGCATTTAAAAAGAGTCAGGAAACAGGAAGTAGTTATATGTCCCACAGAGTATGTTAAAGATATCTCAATAGAGGAATATCTATGTAAGTGTGATGAGcggtttaaagatatatttggGGCGTTTGAAGTGAAAAATGTGCCCAAGTTACCGCCGAAGCTTAAGAAACTGTATGAAGATACAAAACAGTTCTGGCCGTGTAATTTTCATCCAGATAAATATTTGGAGAAGCTGTTTAGTGGGCAGTTTTTTACAGAACAAGAATTAGATTTACACAGAAGATTTATGGAAGTAGCATTTTTAGCAGCGAAATGGTTTGATGTTCAAAATGTAGCTGTGGTAGTTGATCCAACGATAAATAGCGTAGTAGCAATAGGAGAAGATAACCGAAAATGTCATCCAATGCAGCACGCGGCCATGTTGGCTATAGATAATGTTGCTAGAACACAAAATGGCGGCGCGTGGCAGTCTAAAATGGACGATGACACTTTTATTGACGTGAAATTATTAGCTTTTCTAAAAGATTTGGATGTCAAATTTGGGCATAGACGTTTCAAAAGCAAACAGGAAGATGGTACAGGGCCATATTTGTGTACAGGTTATGATGTGTATATGATGAAGGAACCTTGTGTAATGTGCGCTATGGCGTTGGTTCATGCTAGAGCGAGGCGGATATTCTTTGCTATAGACAATGAAGAGGATGGAGCATTGAAATCCAGAGTGAAGTTGCAGACTGTGACGTCTTTGAATCATCACTTTGAAGTTTTTACtgggtttttataa
- the LOC110992662 gene encoding uncharacterized protein LOC110992662 isoform X2, whose translation MEALFYSYLIGNRFTNKTLPGLVPHVQYHLCRSSTNMLLKIENQLLQRHRQRETTGIKKLYNSFFVLF comes from the exons ATGGAGGCCCTATTTTACTCGTATTTAATTGGAAACCGTTTCACGAACAAAACGCTGCCGGGCCTCGTGCCGCACGTACAATACCATTTGTGCAG ATCGAGTACAAACATGCTCCTGAAAATTGAGAACCAATTACTTCAAAGACACCGACAGCGCGAAACAACTGGGATTAAGAAACTATATAATTCGTTCTTCGTTCTATTTTAA